The genomic window ATGGGCTCCGACAAGCGCCTCTTGCAGCCCGACTTCGCACCGCCGATTCCCTACTTTGACCGGGATCCAGCCTTCGGTCGTGAGGTCAAAGGTGTTAGCCATTCAGCCCTCCTCGCTTCGCTCGAGCACCAAGCCCAAGGTGTCATCTAAACGGACTCCATAACGGCCGAGCGAGGCAGTCCCGTGATCAAGCAGCAGTGGGCGCCGGTCGCGCAGCAGTGCAACACGTGCCCAACTCTTGGGTGGATCTTTTGCCTGTAGCAACTGCACAAGTTCGGGGTTGTTAATTGGAATGCTCCGAAGCAAGAACTCTTGAATCAGCGCCCGGTCGGGCTGTAGATCTAAATTCAGGACGTCGGTCGATGTTGGCTCGAGGCGCTTCGTCCCGTGCACGCGGTGCAAGCAGATCACGTGACAGGAAGGGCCACCAAGTCGGGTCTTGGCACGAAGCTCCTCGGCGATATCCGCTGAGTCTTCATCGAATGGCATGTCGAGGTTGCCGAAGGGATCGTCCGAACTACGAGGATCTGGCAGGAGTCGTGCCGCCGCACTGGAGCTGGCCTTTGCGTTGCTACGTTGGTGACGCGCAAGTGCTGATGACTGTGCTCTGTGCGTCTTTTGTTCGGGCTTCTTCGCGTATACCGCCTCGACAAGTGCCTCGATGTTTTTGGGTAGTTTCAACACAGTCAGGCTGCGCGTGACATCCCAGGTACGTGCCATGATGTACGAATCATATACACGGGCTACTACGCCGAACGAGGGCGCCGGGTCGGTAGTCGCGGCTGGTGCGACAAGCATTAGGGTCGGTTGCTTTACGCGCTCGGGGCGCAAGTCTCGCGCGTGGCGGTGTAGGCGGCCCGCGCGCTGCAGCACCAAATCAACCGGCGCGAGGTCTGAAGCCAGGACATCAAAGTCAACGTCGAGGCTTTGCTCCAAGACCTGCGTGCCGACTATGATTGCTGCTCGAGGGCGATCGGCGTCATTCGGGCCGAGCCACCTGCCCAACTCGCGCTCGCGCTCGTGGCGCTCACGCATCGTGAATCTGGAGTGCAGCAGCAATAAACGCGTATCCGGCGGCAAGCTGCCAGTGTAGCGCAGATGCAGGAGCTCACTGAACGCTCGCTGGGAGCGAGCCACCGAGTTGCAGATCCAGCCGGCGCATCCGCCGTCGCCCACCTTCTCAAGTAATGCGCGGGCTGTCGCCCCCACCCCCGCATCGTCCTGAAGCCATTCAATAGCGATGTGTTGCTCGGGGCGGGATATATCAAACCTCTGTGAATTAGCCGAGGTTGCATCAACGACTGTCGCACGAGGATAAGGCGGAGTCTCGCAGTCGACAGTTCGTCCAGCGAAGGCTTCAAGTAGCTTCGCCCGGCGCGACGATGGCAACGTCGCGGACAGTACTACGACGCTCGCTCCTAGAGCACCCAACCATGCCACGAGACGGTCAAGGAGCGTAGACGTGTATGTATCGTATGCATGGACCTCATCGAGGATCACGGTCTTGCCGGTTAGACCAAAAAGGCGCACGAAACCATGCTTGACACGCATCACACCTAAGAGGGCTTGGTCGATAGTTCCCACTGCGTGAGCAGCAAGAAGCGCCCGTTTTGGGCCGCAGAACCACTGCTCCGCCACCACCGAAGCGTGGTCGTCTTCGCCATAGACCGCGCGCAGTTTCAGTTCGCGGTACGACTTCGACAGAATGGCAGACCCGTGCACAAGATGGAGATTTTCCCGCTGCTTTGGGTGAGCCGACTGCAGGAAAGCGTTTACCCGCCGAAACATCTGATCCGCAGTCGCTTGAGTTGGCAGGCCCACGTAGAGGCCGCCTTGGCCGACCTTGCTTGCGAACGCCTCCGCCAGGTGAAGGGCGGCCTCGGTCTTGCCTTCGCCCATCGGCGCTTCGATGAGTACCAGCGCCGGTGAGCTCGCGCGGTGGGCGACGTCTGCGGTTGCCTGCTGTAGCGGTCGCGGCGGGAAGCCGAACAGCTTGCCGAAGTCTGTTTCCCGAACCTGCTCAAGGTTCCTCCAGCCAACACGAGCCAGGGCCTCCTCGGCGCGTTCCATGGCAATCGTCCAGTAATCGTTCGTGCTGGCTGGAGCGTACTCGTACGCGAACGTCTCCCGACCCGAACCGATCCAGTCGGCTACAGCCGTTAGACCAGCCAGGGCGGCAAAGAATGCGTGGTCTCGTGTGAGCTGCGCGCCGCACGCGGGTGGATCCAGTTCACCCAGGACCTGCGTGAGCTCGCGAACGAGGCCCTTGCGCGCTGTGGCCCACAGTGCTGCCTCGCCTCTCTCCCTGGAGCCGATGAGGTGAGCATCTGCGTCTGCGTCCTTGGGGAAGGTGCCATGGTGTGCAGCAACGGCCCGTGCCAGGCGCCACGCGACGTCTTCATCGAAACCGGCGTCCTCCAATGCCGCCGCAGCCCAGGCAACAGACATGGTCCCGTGATCGCGTGCTTTATGCGTAGGGTCGAGATCGAAATCGTGTTTTGGTAACTGAGCGCGCGCCGGCTCCCATTTCATCTGGAAAGCTGGTGATGCTTTCCCTATATCGTGCAAACCAATAATCACGCACAGCCAGTTGGTCGCGAGCTCCTCGCCGCTGGCGAGAGGAGCAAGTAGCCGGCGGCGGGGAACTCGTGGGAGCAGCGGAATCAGGTGCCTGGCAACGGCCATCACGTCCAGCATATGGCTCAACAGCGGATGAGCTGGCGCGCCACCCTCCTTGGCGCCTTTCGCCTTGCCCCAAAGCAACCACTCCGGTCGTCCGGCAGCCGATGCGTACCACCGCTCGATTTGCGCCTCGGGGTTGTCGCCGATCCCGTCTGCGTTCACGCGAGTCCTCTATCACCCGCACCGGTCCGTCTCAGCTTGTTTGAGACGACCTGCGCGACTTGTGGGGAACACGTCAGCGGTGGCCAGCCACGCAAAGAGGCGTGGTCGAGTGGCGACCACCGCGTTGCCCTCGCCCCTTGTTCGCCTTGTTTGGAATTCATCCCCATCCCCCCCTACCTACGCCCCCCGCGTCTCAGCTTGTGTGAGACAGGTTGTTCGAGCGCGGACTTTTTTCCGCGCGTCTTGGCCAGGCCCGGCCGATAGCGCCCGAGCGCGCCGGCGAGCTCGTCCTGCACGGTTTCCCTTAGAATCGCGGGCTCGAGGGCTTCGGCGTGCTTTCCCCAGCCGAGGACCCAGCGGGCGGTTTCGAGGTGGCCGGAGACGCGGGCGCGGACGATGAGGGAGCCGCCGGGTTGGTCTTCGAGGGTCTGGTTGGCGATGAGGGGGTATTCGCTGGCGTAGCGGGCGACGGCGGGGTGGAGGCGGATGGCGACGTCTAGCTCGTCGCCGCTCCAGGTTTTGACGCTCTTGCCGAAGAGCGCTTGCTCGTCGTAGTCAGGGCGGCGCTTGGCGCAGGGCTGCTCGAGCAGGGCGGCGTGGCGGATGCGGGCGCACTTGAAGGTGCGCCAGGCGCTGCGTTCGAGATCGTAGGCGATGACGTAGAGGTCGCGGCCGGCCAGGCGCAGGGCGGCGGGCTCGACGGTGCGGGGCTTGGGGGCGCTGTCGCGGGTGCCGCGGTAGCGGATCTGGACCCGGCGGCGTGCTCGGATGGCGGCGTCGAGCGCGGCGCTGATCTTGGGGTGCTGGGCGAGCGGGGTCTTGGGCAAGGAGATGCTGCGATCGTGGGCCTGGCTGGGTGCGAGCAGCGAATCGAGCTCTTGGATGAAGCCCGTGCCTTCGAGGGGCCCCATGCAGCGGCGCGCCAGGTGCAGCGCGGCCCACTGGGCGGGAGAGGGGGATAGGGGTGGCGGTGCGGCGATGTCGGCAAAGACGCGCGCCTCGCCGTTGACCTGCTCGCGCCGCAGTCCGGCACCGGCTGCCTCCAGTGCTTCGAGGTCGCGGTACACGGTCGCGCGGCTGCCGCCGGTGGTCTCCATGAGCCAGCGCACCGTGGTCCCGCGGTGCCGCCGCTCGTGAAGAGCCCGCCACATTCCCAACCGACGCTCCAGAGCCGCTCGCTTCTGTCGTGCCACGCGCTACCCCAAGTTGAATTGAATACAGCGATGTTAGCACGCATTGAATCCGAGGCCCCAGCAGGAACTTCGACAATTGCGCCACCCATGACAATTGCGCCACCCACATGGGGGTCCATGCGGGCCGGTGTCGTTTCGGCGAGGACTAGTGTTGGATTTCTGCGAGGACGCAAGCCCCGAGCACGCCGCCCTGCACGGCCGCAGCCGATCTGTTTATTCTGTCACGAGCCCCAAGCCGGCGTCGGCGAGCAGGCGCCGGTCCTCGCACTGCTCGGGATTGGGCGTGGTGAGCAGGCCGTCGCCATAAAAGATCGAGTTGGCTCCTGCGAGGAAACACAGCACCTGCGCCTCTCGGCTCAGGGCGGTTCGACCCGCGGACAGCCTGACTCGGGCCTCGGGCAGCATGAGCCGGGCCGTCGCGCACATGCGCACGAGATCCAACGGATCCACCGGTGGACGGCGTGCGAGCGGGGTGCCTTCGACCGAGACCAGCGCGTTGATGGGCACGCTCTCCGGCTGCGGTCTGAGGTTAGCCAGCGTCACCAGCAAGCGACAACGGTCCTCCACCGCTTCGCCCATACCGATGATCCCGCCGCAGCACAGCGACATCCCCGCGTCGCGTGCGCGCTGCAGCGTCGCGAGACGCTCGTCGTAGCTGCGCGTAGTTACGATCGCGCCGTAGAACTCGCGCGACGTGTCCAGATTGTGGTTGTACGCGGTCAATCCAGCGTTGGCGAGTTGCTCGGCCTGCGAGTCGCTCAGCATGCCCAGGGTGACGCAGGCTTCCATACCAAGCTCCCGCACACCCCGTACCATGGCGAGGATGCGCTCGAACTGCTCGCCGTCACGCGCCTCGCGCCAGGCAGCTCCCATGCAGAAGCGGGTCGCGCCGGCAGCGCGGGCCTGCTTGGCCCTGCGCAGTACTTCAGCGGTTTCGAGCAGCCGCTCGGACTTGACGTGGGTGTTGTGGCGTGCGCTTTGCGGACAATAGCTGCAGTCCTCTGGGCACCCCCCTGTTTTGACCGATAACAGGCTGCACAGTTGTACCGTGGTCGGATCATGGTGCTCACGATGCACGCTCTGCGCAGAGTGGATCAGCTCCGGTAGCGATTTGGTGTACAACTGTTTGGCCTGTATGAGGGTCCAGTCGTGTCGGGCTTCCATCATCTAGACGCCATCGATACCAGGCGACGTGCTCCGGGTCGAGCGGGCAGCGCGCCTGCCCGGAGCCGCGCGCCAGCGCCAGGGGTCGGCGGGCCTTCATGAGTGAAGGGCGTAGCGACGCACAGGCTTCGGATCATTCGGATCAGGTCTTGCTGGGGCCGGAGGAAAAGCCGGACGAGGGGCCGAAGGCCGGGCGGCGGCTGCCTTGGTCA from Pseudomonadota bacterium includes these protein-coding regions:
- a CDS encoding WYL domain-containing protein, whose translation is MARQKRAALERRLGMWRALHERRHRGTTVRWLMETTGGSRATVYRDLEALEAAGAGLRREQVNGEARVFADIAAPPPLSPSPAQWAALHLARRCMGPLEGTGFIQELDSLLAPSQAHDRSISLPKTPLAQHPKISAALDAAIRARRRVQIRYRGTRDSAPKPRTVEPAALRLAGRDLYVIAYDLERSAWRTFKCARIRHAALLEQPCAKRRPDYDEQALFGKSVKTWSGDELDVAIRLHPAVARYASEYPLIANQTLEDQPGGSLIVRARVSGHLETARWVLGWGKHAEALEPAILRETVQDELAGALGRYRPGLAKTRGKKSALEQPVSHKLRRGGRR
- the cas3 gene encoding CRISPR-associated helicase Cas3', yielding MERAEEALARVGWRNLEQVRETDFGKLFGFPPRPLQQATADVAHRASSPALVLIEAPMGEGKTEAALHLAEAFASKVGQGGLYVGLPTQATADQMFRRVNAFLQSAHPKQRENLHLVHGSAILSKSYRELKLRAVYGEDDHASVVAEQWFCGPKRALLAAHAVGTIDQALLGVMRVKHGFVRLFGLTGKTVILDEVHAYDTYTSTLLDRLVAWLGALGASVVVLSATLPSSRRAKLLEAFAGRTVDCETPPYPRATVVDATSANSQRFDISRPEQHIAIEWLQDDAGVGATARALLEKVGDGGCAGWICNSVARSQRAFSELLHLRYTGSLPPDTRLLLLHSRFTMRERHERERELGRWLGPNDADRPRAAIIVGTQVLEQSLDVDFDVLASDLAPVDLVLQRAGRLHRHARDLRPERVKQPTLMLVAPAATTDPAPSFGVVARVYDSYIMARTWDVTRSLTVLKLPKNIEALVEAVYAKKPEQKTHRAQSSALARHQRSNAKASSSAAARLLPDPRSSDDPFGNLDMPFDEDSADIAEELRAKTRLGGPSCHVICLHRVHGTKRLEPTSTDVLNLDLQPDRALIQEFLLRSIPINNPELVQLLQAKDPPKSWARVALLRDRRPLLLDHGTASLGRYGVRLDDTLGLVLERSEEG
- the bioB gene encoding biotin synthase BioB, which encodes MEARHDWTLIQAKQLYTKSLPELIHSAQSVHREHHDPTTVQLCSLLSVKTGGCPEDCSYCPQSARHNTHVKSERLLETAEVLRRAKQARAAGATRFCMGAAWREARDGEQFERILAMVRGVRELGMEACVTLGMLSDSQAEQLANAGLTAYNHNLDTSREFYGAIVTTRSYDERLATLQRARDAGMSLCCGGIIGMGEAVEDRCRLLVTLANLRPQPESVPINALVSVEGTPLARRPPVDPLDLVRMCATARLMLPEARVRLSAGRTALSREAQVLCFLAGANSIFYGDGLLTTPNPEQCEDRRLLADAGLGLVTE